The genomic window GATCCATGTGATTACCAAGGTGTTCGACATGGTCGGCACCCGCGCACTCTTCAAGACGGCTCCACTGGAGCGGCTGTGGCGCGATGTCCGCACCGCATCGCTGCATACGCGTGCATCCCAGTTGCTGCGTCTCGTCGCTGACGCTGACGTGGCCGGGCAGTATGCGCCAAAGCAGAAATATGGCGCGCTTGTCGACAAGCCCAAGACCTGGGCGGATCTTGGTTTCGCTCGCGAGCTATCGTCCGCGGTGGCTTGAACCGACCGCAGGGTGCGGTTCATCTGTCCGAACACCATCAATGACGAGAGTACGATGCCCCAGGGTGCCAGTCTTTCCTTACGCGATCTTGCGAAGTTCTACGACGGCAGTGGGGCCGTGCTCGGTGTGTCGCTTGATCTGGAACCGGGCAAGTTCCTCACCTTGCTCGGACCGAGTGGCTCGGGGAAAACGACGACGTTGATGATGGTCGCCGGCTTCGTCGATCCAACCGCCGGTGAAATTCTTGTCAACGGTCGCTCGGTCACGCGAGTTGCAGCGCATAAGCGCGACATGGGCATGGTATTCCAGAGCTACGCCCTTTTTCCTCATATGACTGTTGCGGAGAACGTTGGATTTCCGCTCAAGATGCGGGGCGTTGCTCGCTCGGAGGCGAACGACCGGATAGCCACCTTCGTGAAGCTGGTTGGCCTGGAGGCGTTGGCCAAGCGCTATCCGCAGCAGTTGTCCGGCGGCCAGCAGCAGCGCGTGGCGCTGGCGCGCGCCATGGTGTTCAGCCCATCCCTGGTGCTGATGGACGAACCTCTTGGCGCGCTCGACCGGCGTTTGCGCCTGCAGATGCAGGAAGAGATCAAGGGCATACAGCGCGAGCTCGGTCTTACCGTCATCTATGTCACCCATGACCAGGAAGAAGCTCTCACGATGTCTGATGTCGTCGCGGTCATGGACGGCGGGCGTATCTCCAGTTACGGCAGCCCACGTGAGATATACGAACGACCGCAAAACCGCTTTGTCGCCAATTTTATCGGCGAGTCCAATTTTATTCCCTGCCGTCTCGGCGAGAATGGCGAGGAGCGTCGCTGCGAACTCATCTCCGGCCATTCCGTCGCGGTCGCGCCGACGGATGCGCCGGCCGGATCTTCGGCCGTCATCTTCCTGCGGCCGGAACGCCTGCGTCTTTGCAAACAGGATGATCCGCTTCCCAACAAGATTCCAGGTCGCATAACCGGCGAGATCTATCTTGGCGACGCCTCTCTTTACCGGGTGCGCATAGCAGAAGGCATCGAGGTCAAGGTCAAACGCCCTAACCGCGGTGTTGGTATGCGTATCGGCGAAGGCGATGAATTGATGGTCGGGTGGCAAACCAACGACAGTATCGTTCTTCAGAGCTGACCAAGGCGGAAGAAAAACAAAAAACGCCGGATAACTTCACGAACATAATCCAGAGGAGCTTCACGCATGTTGCAAGGACGTCAAATTTCCGGCCGTGTCAGACTTGGTTTAGCGGCTGTCTCGCTCTCGGTGGCTCTGGTCGGCGGAGGCATGGCAAACGCACAGGACAAGAACGCTGGAGAGCTCGTCGTCTTGTCTCTGGGCGGCAGTTATCAAGATGCGCAAAGCAAGGAATGGTTCAAGCCTTTCGCGGAAAAGAGCGGCGTAAAGGTATCCGAGGCGTCCGGCTATAACTTCGCCAAGCTCAAGGTCATGATCGAGTCCGGCAATGTCGAGGCCGATGTCGTCGATATCTCGGCGGATACGATGACCGCTCTGGCTGAGGCCGGCCTTCTCGAGAAAATCGACTGGTCGAAAATTCCCGCGGAGTGCCAGGCCGGGATCCCGGCGGACATGAAGAAGGAATATGCCTTCCCCATCATCCAGTGGGCGATGGTCATGGCCTATAATACGAGCAAGGTTCCGCAGGACAAGGCCCCGAAGACATGGGCGGACTTCTGGAACGTCACGGCCTTCCCGGGTAAGCGGGCCTCGATCGGCGCGACCCGTCCACCGGTCGAGCAGGCCACTCTCGCGATCAACGGAGACCTTGCGAAGCTCTATCCGTTTGATCTGAATGCGGCCTTCGACAAGATCAAATCGCTCGGGAACGCCATAATCTTCGCTGATGGTTATGCCCAGGTTGCGCAATATCTCGCTGACGGCGAAGCCGACATGGCAATCATTCCGAACGGCCGTATCGGGCCTCTGGTCGCGGCCGGTCGGCCTGTTGCGATCAACTGGAACCAGCATCTCACCTTCCCGAACTTCTTCGCGATCCCGAAGGGCGCGCCGCATAAGGACAATGCGATGAAGTTCCTGAGCTATGTGTGCCAGCCGGAAGTGCTCGCGAAGATCGCCGCTCCCACCAACTACGGCCCGATCAATGTGGACGCCTATAAGTTCATACCGGCTGACGTGGCAAAGCTTCTGCCAGGCAATCCGGAAACGGTGGCTCTCGGGCGTCCCATTGATACTGTGTTCCTGAGCAAGGCTCGTCCCGATATCGCGAAGGGGTGGGCACGGATGGCGGTTCGATAAGGGAACGCCAGCGGACGTATCCAGTTGTTCCGCATTCGAAATACGTAGAAGCAAAAAGATGGGCTTTCCGGCGAACCGTATTGCGTCGGAGGGCTCAAGATCACGCAGGTTTGGATCAAACCATCCAAGCAATATATGGCGGCAGCCTGACCCGCGGCCCGGCGTGATGCCTGCGGTGTAAAGGGGCCTGGGTTTCCGCCTCGGCGTGCCGGATCTCCATGAGGTTGAACAACCGATGACGGATACCACGTTCCCACTCCCTGCGGCAGCTGGCCGAGGGCCTGGGCGCTTCGCCAGGCGCTTCCCCTGGCTCATGGCGCCAGCCGCCATCTTCTATCTCGTCTTCTTCGGTTGGCCACTTCTCCAGATGCTCTGGAGCAGTGTCTGGAGTGATGGCTTTACACTTGCAGGCTATACGGAGTTCTTCAGTGACCCCGTGTACTGGTGGGTTCTTGGCTACACCATGATCATTGGTGTCGTGACGCTCGTTTTGACCTTGGGCATCGGATATCCAGTCGCCTATTGGCTCGTGGGGCTGAACAGGACCTGGACGGTGGTGCTCATGGCTTTCGTGCTCATCCCGTTCTGGAGCAGCGGTCTGGTGCGCACTTATGCCTGGCTCGTCATTCTCGGCAGGCAAGGTCTTGTGAACACGACGTTGATGCGTTTCGAGGTGATCGACGAACCCATGCCGTTCCTCGGGACGCATACCGCAGTCATCGTCGGCCTGACATACTACCTTCTGCCCTACATGATACTCTGCCTTTTCAGTGTCATGAATAATATCGATCGCAACCTGATGCTTGCGGCTCGCAATCTCGGGGCATCGCCACTGCGCGCCTTCTTCGCGATCTTCGTCCCGTTGACGAAGCCGGGTGTCTTTGCGGGCAGCTTTCTTGTGTTCATGCTGGCGGTTGGCATGTACATCACGCCGGCCTTGCTCGGTGGACCAGACCAGACCACTCTCCCGCTGGTCATCGCCCTGCAGATCAACGAGGCGCTGGATTGGACTTTGGCCGCGGCCCTGTCGATGATCCTGCTCGCCGTTTCTGTCGCCATTCAGGTGTTTGCCAATCGTTACGTCGACTTCGACAAGATGTGGGGAGGTGCGCGATGAGCACGCAACGCATGGCAGCGGCATCTTCCCGCACATCGCCGGCCAGCATCCTGCTTGCCGCCTTCTCGCTTACTGTTCTGGCGGTATTGTTCGCGCCGATCGTGGTCATCATCGTGGTGTCATTTTCGCCCAGCGACATCATGGAGTTTCCACCGCAAGGCTTCTCGTTGCGCTGGTATACGGCCTACTTCTCCAATCCGATGTGGATGACCGCGACCCGGATCAGCTTTCTCGTCGCGACCCTGACGGCCATCCTGTCCCTGGTGCTGGGCTTCATGGTTTCGGTGGCCCTCGTCCGCTCGAGCTTTCCCGGTAAGAATGTGGTTCGCATCTTCCTGATGAGCCCGTTGATCATTCCGAAAATCATCATCGCGGTGGGGCTCTATTTTCTGTATGTCCGCATGCGGATTCTGGGGACAACATTCGGTCTGGTGGCGGCGCATACGCTGATTGCCATGCCTTATGTCGTGATGATCATCTCGGCGGCGCTGTATAGCTTTGACAGGCGACTGGAATGGGCCGCTCGCGGCCTTGGTGCCTCGCCCCTGGGCGCGTTGCGTCATGTCACCTTTCCCATGCTGCGCCCGGCCATCATCAGTGCGGCCTTGTTTGCATTCATCGCTTCGTTCGATGACATCATTCTCAGCCTGTTTCTGACCAAGCTGACCGCGCCGACACTGCCGCGCCAGATCTGGGTCAATGTCCAGCAGATCATCGATCCGACGATCGCGGCCGTTTCAACGCTGATGACCGTTATCTCCGTCTTTGGATTGTGGCTCGTCGCCTTCATCCAGAAGATCTCTTCACGGTCGTGAGGGAGGGGCCCGGTGCGCGGCGGCTCAAATTTGGGGCTGGCCCGGGACGTGCGGGGAAGCTATGCCTTTTTATGACGGTGGTGTTGAAGGATTGGGGTTCGGCTCTCAATGAACGGTGAGATCGAGCTTTTGCAGGCTGTGCAACGCGAGCCGGTGGTCAAGCATGTCCATCGCGAGCTGCGACGCGCCATCTTGCAGGGGCGTTTTGCGGTCGAGGCCCGACTGGTCGAGACGGCTATTGCCAAGCTCCTCAATGTCAGTCGCACACCCGTTCGCGAGGCGATTTCGAAACTCGAGCTCGAAGGACTCGTCCGGCGGCTGCCCGGTGGGGGGGTGGTGGTCGAGGACACCAGCTCGAAGCTGTCAGAAGTCATCGTTCTGCGTCAAAGCCTGGAAGGAGCCGCCGCACGCTTGATCTGTATGCGAGCGAGCGACGCGGAGCTCGCGGCTTTTCGCACCGAATGCGAAGCCCTTCTGAAGGCCCTGCCAACGATGGCCGTGCAGCAGCGAGCCAATCTCGATCGAAAGTTTCACCTCAATCTCGGGGAATTGTCCGCGAGCACGCGTCTCGCTAACCTCATCGAGGAATTCTACGAATATTCCGACAGTGAGCTTGCTCCCGCCGGTAGCGCCGCCGAGGTGGTTCAACTGCAGAAGCAGCATGTCGCGATCGCGGAAGCACTCGTGGCTCGCGACTCCGTCCGCGCCGAGGCCGCCATCCGGGACCACCTTGAGACCGTCCTGAATATGGTTCGCGCACGCGTACAGGCCTGAGGGCGTCATCCGCCTTTAGAAGCACGGACGTGGCGATGTCCATCTTCACGCTGCCCTGATTGTCTTCGCCGCGGCGACGCGGCGGTCGGACCTTGGGCTCTCGACCTGCACGCCGTCCCAGTCTTGGGGCCTGCGAAGGCATCCCGGCAGGGGGCCGAACGGGATGGGTGAAGTCGACTCCGCGCATCTTGACGACCGTTCTCAATGTCATTATCGATATCTATAATGATGAATAACCCAGCCGTTAAACTCGTTCGTCCAGCTGATCACGTTTACGGAATCGTCAAGCGGCGTATCATGCTGAACGAACTCAAGCCCATGGCCGTGCTCACCGAGCTTGGCCTTGCGCATGAGATCGGCTGCAGTCAGGGCACGATAAGAGAGGCGCTGCTCAGGCTGCAGGAAGATGGCCTGGTCATTCGCACGGGACGGCGAGGGACCGTGGTCACGCGCTTGGAGGACGAAGAGGCGGAGGAGATGCTGGCGCTTCGGCGGCGCCTGGAAATGCGTGGTGCGGAACGCGCGACCCGCAACGTGGATGCCCGTTCGCTCGATGCGATCATGGCAATCCGCGAGACGATGAATGAAGCTGCCGAAGCTGATGATGAATTTCAGCTCATTGAGGCCGACAAGGATTTTCATCTTGCGATCTTCCGGCTGTCGCAGCTCGAGGCATTGGAGCAGATCCTCGCACGGTGCATCATGCACACCCACCGCTCCAAGCTTTGGGCGCCGCGACATCGCAGGCCGCTCCATGATACGGCGCGGCGGCACGACATCCTGATCGACCGTCTCGTGGCACGCGATGGGCCTGGACTAGCGGAAGAACTCGGATCGCATATCGATACAATCGTCCTCGAAGATGATCCGTCGGAGGTGAGCGAGTAGCCCCGCTCCCAAGTAGCGTGGACGGTCACCGACCGGTGGTGACAAAATCCGGAGGGTCTCGGACAAGTCGAGGGTGCCCGAACCGTAAAGAATAATATGATGGGAGAGAATACCAATGGAACGCAGAGAATTCCTTAAGCTTGCAGGCGCTGCTGCGCTTGGTGCGCCGCTGGCTTCTGCATTGGCCGCACCGGCGATCGCCCAAGGCGCCACCACGGTGCGCTGGTGGTATCATTTCGATAACCCGCAGAACTCTCCGGCCGAGCTTGTCGCGAAGTTCGAGAAAGAGAATCCCGGCATCAAGATCCAGGCCGAGGCTATTCCGTGGGGTGGCGGAA from Hyphomicrobiales bacterium includes these protein-coding regions:
- the potA gene encoding Spermidine/putrescine import ATP-binding protein PotA → MPQGASLSLRDLAKFYDGSGAVLGVSLDLEPGKFLTLLGPSGSGKTTTLMMVAGFVDPTAGEILVNGRSVTRVAAHKRDMGMVFQSYALFPHMTVAENVGFPLKMRGVARSEANDRIATFVKLVGLEALAKRYPQQLSGGQQQRVALARAMVFSPSLVLMDEPLGALDRRLRLQMQEEIKGIQRELGLTVIYVTHDQEEALTMSDVVAVMDGGRISSYGSPREIYERPQNRFVANFIGESNFIPCRLGENGEERRCELISGHSVAVAPTDAPAGSSAVIFLRPERLRLCKQDDPLPNKIPGRITGEIYLGDASLYRVRIAEGIEVKVKRPNRGVGMRIGEGDELMVGWQTNDSIVLQS
- a CDS encoding putative spermidine/putrescine transport system substrate-binding protein (Evidence 3 : Putative function from multiple computational evidences), translating into MLQGRQISGRVRLGLAAVSLSVALVGGGMANAQDKNAGELVVLSLGGSYQDAQSKEWFKPFAEKSGVKVSEASGYNFAKLKVMIESGNVEADVVDISADTMTALAEAGLLEKIDWSKIPAECQAGIPADMKKEYAFPIIQWAMVMAYNTSKVPQDKAPKTWADFWNVTAFPGKRASIGATRPPVEQATLAINGDLAKLYPFDLNAAFDKIKSLGNAIIFADGYAQVAQYLADGEADMAIIPNGRIGPLVAAGRPVAINWNQHLTFPNFFAIPKGAPHKDNAMKFLSYVCQPEVLAKIAAPTNYGPINVDAYKFIPADVAKLLPGNPETVALGRPIDTVFLSKARPDIAKGWARMAVR
- a CDS encoding putative spermidine/putrescine transport system permease protein (Evidence 3 : Putative function from multiple computational evidences), which translates into the protein MTDTTFPLPAAAGRGPGRFARRFPWLMAPAAIFYLVFFGWPLLQMLWSSVWSDGFTLAGYTEFFSDPVYWWVLGYTMIIGVVTLVLTLGIGYPVAYWLVGLNRTWTVVLMAFVLIPFWSSGLVRTYAWLVILGRQGLVNTTLMRFEVIDEPMPFLGTHTAVIVGLTYYLLPYMILCLFSVMNNIDRNLMLAARNLGASPLRAFFAIFVPLTKPGVFAGSFLVFMLAVGMYITPALLGGPDQTTLPLVIALQINEALDWTLAAALSMILLAVSVAIQVFANRYVDFDKMWGGAR
- a CDS encoding Spermidine Putrescine ABC transporter permease component potC (TC_3.A.1.11.1); amino-acid sequence: MSTQRMAAASSRTSPASILLAAFSLTVLAVLFAPIVVIIVVSFSPSDIMEFPPQGFSLRWYTAYFSNPMWMTATRISFLVATLTAILSLVLGFMVSVALVRSSFPGKNVVRIFLMSPLIIPKIIIAVGLYFLYVRMRILGTTFGLVAAHTLIAMPYVVMIISAALYSFDRRLEWAARGLGASPLGALRHVTFPMLRPAIISAALFAFIASFDDIILSLFLTKLTAPTLPRQIWVNVQQIIDPTIAAVSTLMTVISVFGLWLVAFIQKISSRS
- a CDS encoding GntR family transcriptional regulator; the encoded protein is MNGEIELLQAVQREPVVKHVHRELRRAILQGRFAVEARLVETAIAKLLNVSRTPVREAISKLELEGLVRRLPGGGVVVEDTSSKLSEVIVLRQSLEGAAARLICMRASDAELAAFRTECEALLKALPTMAVQQRANLDRKFHLNLGELSASTRLANLIEEFYEYSDSELAPAGSAAEVVQLQKQHVAIAEALVARDSVRAEAAIRDHLETVLNMVRARVQA
- a CDS encoding GntR family transcriptional regulator, yielding MMNNPAVKLVRPADHVYGIVKRRIMLNELKPMAVLTELGLAHEIGCSQGTIREALLRLQEDGLVIRTGRRGTVVTRLEDEEAEEMLALRRRLEMRGAERATRNVDARSLDAIMAIRETMNEAAEADDEFQLIEADKDFHLAIFRLSQLEALEQILARCIMHTHRSKLWAPRHRRPLHDTARRHDILIDRLVARDGPGLAEELGSHIDTIVLEDDPSEVSE